From the genome of Rhizobacter sp. AJA081-3:
TGACGTTCTGCCAGAAGTCGGAGTTGACGGTCTTGACGATGACCGCGATCTCCTTGTCGGCCGCCGAGGCCGGGAGGGTGGACAGCGCCAGCGTGGCGGCGCACAGGGTGGTGAGCAGAGTCTTCATGGCTATCCTTCGTTGGAAAGGGTTGTCTCGCTTCGAGGCTGCCGGCCGGTCCCGCCGGCGGGGATTCATCGTCGATGGCGCATCTGGTCGATCCACACGGTCAGCAGGATGACCAGGCCGATGACGATCTGCTGGGTGAAGGCGGACACGCCGCCCATGTTCAAACCGTTGCGCAGGATGCCGATCACGAAGGCACCGATGACGGTGCCCGAGATCGTGCCCACGCCGCCCGACAGCGAGGTGCCGCCGATCACCGCGGCGGCGATGGCGTCGAGTTCGTACATCAGGCCCTCGCTGGGCTGGGCGGTGACCAGGCGCGAGGCGAGCACGCAGCCGGTCAGCCCGGCCAGCGTGCCCGAAAGGATGTAGGCGAACAGTGTCACGCCGCGCACGTTCACACCGGACAGTCGCGCCGCCTCGCTGTTCGAGCCGATCGCGTAGAGGTGCCGGCCCAGCGTCGTGCGGTTGAGCATCACCGCGACGGCGACGGCCAGCAGCACCATCAGCAGCACGGGGTAGGGAATGCCGGGAAAGCTGACGTCGGGGAAGCCGTCCGCCCCCACCGTCGCCACGCGCCACAGCGATCCGTTGCCGATCTCGGCAAAGCTGTCGCCCAGGCCGCCGATGGCCTTCGCGTCGGTGATCTGCAGCGCGACGCCGCGCGCCACCAGCATCATGCCCAGCGTGGCGATGAAGGGAGGCAGGCGCAGCCAGGTGACCGCGACGCCGTTGACCGCACCGCACAAGGCGCCGACGAGCACGCCGGCCAGCATGCCGGCGGGCACCGGCGCGCCCGCCTTCACGGCCAGTGCCGCAACGACGCCCGACAGCGCGAGGATCGCGCCCACCGACAGGTCGATGCCGCCGGTGATGATCACGCAGGTGGCGCCGATGCCGAGGTAGGCGATCGAGGTCACCTGCAGCGCCACCGTCATGCCGTTGCCCACCGTCAGGAAGGCGTCGCTGACGAAGGCGAACACGATCGTCAGCCCGAACAGGCTGGCCAGCGCCGCGAACTTCTGGAACAGGTCCTTCTGCTTGTCGTTCATGTTGTCTCGGCGGCGGCCAGCCCGGAGGCGTGCTGCATGACTTCTTCCTGGTCGGTGTGGCGGGTGTCGAGCACCGTGCTCAAGCGGCCGGCGTGGAACACGGCCACGCGGTCGGTCATGCCGAGGATCTCGGGCAGTTCGGAGCTGATGAGCACGACGCCGATGCCCTGCGCGGCGAGTTCGTCGAGCAGCTTGTAGATCGCGTACTTGGCGCCCACGTCGATGCCGCGGGTCGGCTCGTCGAAGAACAGCACGCGCGAATCGCGGAACAGCCACTTGGCGATCACCACCTTCTGCTGGTTGCCGCCAGAGAGCAGTCGCACCGCCTGTCGCGTCGAGGGCGTGCGGATCGCCAGCGAGTCGATGTAGCGCTGCGCGACCGAGGCTTCGCGCTCGAAGCGGATGAAGCCGAGCGCATTGGCCACGCCGGCCATGTTCGCGAGGCTGACGTTGTGCGCCACCGTCATGTTCAGCGCCAGGCCGTGGCCCTTGCGGTCTTCCGACAGGTAGGCGATGCCGTGGCGGATCGCGTCGCGCGGCGAGCGGATCTGCAGCGTCTGCTCACCCAGCCGCACCGTGCCGGCATCGGGCAGGTCGGCGCCGAACACGGCGCGGGCCACCTCGGTGCGGCCGGCGCCCATCAGCCCGGCGAAACCGAGGATCTCGCCGCGCCGCAGATCGAAGCCGATGTCCGAGAACACACCTTGGCGGGCCAGACCACGCACCGACAGCAGCACCTCGGAAGACGGCCTGCGCGTGGGCGGCGGGAATTTATCGTCCAGCGCCCGGCCCACCATGCGCTCGACCACCTCGTCGACGCTGGTGGCCGCGAAGTCGCCCGTGCTGACGTGGCGCCCGTCGCGCAGCACGGTGACGCGGTCGACGATGCGCACCATCTCGTCGAGCCGGTGCGAGATGTAGACCAGCGCGACACCGGCACGCCGCAGGTCGGCGATCACCTGGAAGAGGAGCTCCGTCTCCGATTCGGTGAGCGACGAGGTCGGCTCGTCCATGATGAGCACCTCGGCGTCGATCGACAGCGCCTTGGCGATCTCGACCATCTGCCGCTGCGCGACCGAGAGTGTGCGCACGATCGCCTGCGGGGCGATGTCGACGCCCAGCCGATCCAGGCAGTGCCGCGCATCGGCGTGCAGCCGCCGGCGATCGATGAACGGCCCGCGCCGCGGCTCGCGCGCCAGGAAGATGTTCTCGGCGACCGACAGATGCGGCACCAGGTTCAGCTCCTGGTGGATCATCGCGATGCCCGCGGCCTGCGCCTGCGGCGTCGATGCGAAGCGCACCGGCGCGCCCTTGTAGACGATCTCGCCGGCATCGGGCTGCAGCTGGCCGCTGAGGATCTTCATCAGCGTGGACTTGCCTGCACCGTTCTCGCCGCACAGCGCGTGCACCTCGCCGCGGCGCAGGTCGAAGCACACGTCGTCGAGTGCAGTGACGCCGAGAAATCGCTTCGTGATGCCGGTCAATGCCAGCACCAGCGGCGGCGCCGGCATCGGCTCGCGGATGTCGGATTGTTGGTAAGGCCACTTGACCATCATTCGTTCATTTGGCCTTACCACCTGTCCATGTCGTGCTGGGATATTCCCTGATGCCAGGGCTATCATGGCCACGACTTCTTCCGGTGCAGCCCGTCATGTCCGTGCAGTTCAAACAGGTCGAAACGCGACGCCTTTACCAGCAGATCGCCGACCAGATTCGCGATCTCATCGAACGCGGCGGCTTCGACATCGGCGACCGCCTGCCCCCGGAACGCGAGCTCGCGCAGCAGCTGGGCGTCTCGCGCCCTTCACTTCGCGAAGCGCTGATCGCGCTCGACGTGGAGGGATCGGTCGAGATCCGCAGCGGCTCCGGCGTCTACGTCAACAGCCCACCCGAGCGCAGCACGCGCACGACGGCGGCATTGGGCGAGAGCCCGACAGAGCTGATGCAGGCACGCGCGGCAATGGAGGGCACGGTGGTGGTGCTGGCCTGCGCGCGAAGCACGCCCGCGGCGTTGGCCAATCTGCGCGCCTGCGTCGATGGCATGCGCCAGGAGATCGCCCGGCGGCGCACACCGCTCGAGTTCGACCGCCAGTTCCACCTTACGATCGCCGAGATGAGCGGCAACTCGGTGATGCAGCGCCTGGTCGTGGAGCTCTTCGACGACAGGCACAGCCCGATTTCCACCAAGCTGCGTTCCCGCTACGAGAACATGCGCACCTGGAATGCGGCGCTGAAGGAACACGAGGCGATCCTGCACGCGTTGGAGGCGCACGACCCGCTCGCAGCGGAGGCCGCCATGCGCTCGCACCTGAAGGCGTCGGAACAACGCTGGGTCGGCGGCTGAGCCTCGAGCCGCGGCAGGCGGCGGCCAGTCCGTCGCCCGCAGCCGCATGCGGGGCGTCCCTCACTCACTGTCGAAAAGTGCGTGGCCGTGCTAGCATAATAAATGAGGTGCGTACCTCATCGGAGCCATGTCGCCAATCCAAGTAGCACGCCGCGCCAGGCGCGTGCGAAGGAGTCGGTCATGAAGAAGGTGGTGTGGGGCGTCCTGAGCACGGCCCGGATCGGCATCGATCAGGTGCTGCCGGCCATGAAAGCCAGCCCCTTGATCGAGCTTCGCGCGATCGCTTCGCGCTCGCTGCCGGCGGCCCAGGCCGCGGCCCAGGCGCTGGGAATCCCGCTCGCCTACGGCTCGTACGAGGCGTTGCTCGCCGATCCCGAGATCGAAGCGGTCTACAACCCGCTGCCCAACCACCTGCACGTGCCGCTGACACTGCGGGCCGCCGCAGCCGGCAAGCACGTCCTGTGCGAAAAGCCGATCGCGTTGAGCGTGGAAGAAGCGGAGTCGTTGCGCGAAGCGGCGAGGCACGTGCGCATCGAGGAGGCGTTCATGGTGCGCCACCACCCGCAGTGGCAGCGCGTGCGCGAACTGGTGCGCAGCGGGTGCATCGGCACGCCGCGGGCCGTGCAAGTGTTCTTCTCCTACTTCAACGCCGATCCGGCGAACATCCGCAACCAGCCGTCCATCGGCGGCGGCGCGCTCTACGACATCGGCTGTTATGCCATCCTCAGCGGGCGCTACCTGTTCGAGGCCGAACCGCGGCGCGTGGTGGCGCTGGTGGACCGCGACCCCGCGCTCGGCACCGACCGCACGACCAGTGCCCTGCTCGACTTCGGCGATGGCCGACAGCTGGGCTTCACCGTCTCGACGCAGAGCTGCCCCTTCCAGCAGGTGCAGGTGGTCGGCACCCGCGGCCGCCTCGAACTGCGCATCCCGTTCAATGCGCCGCGCGGCGGCTCGATGTCCGTCGCGGTGGACGAAACAGGTGCCCTCGACGGCAGCAGCGTCCACCTCGAGAC
Proteins encoded in this window:
- a CDS encoding ABC transporter permease, producing MNDKQKDLFQKFAALASLFGLTIVFAFVSDAFLTVGNGMTVALQVTSIAYLGIGATCVIITGGIDLSVGAILALSGVVAALAVKAGAPVPAGMLAGVLVGALCGAVNGVAVTWLRLPPFIATLGMMLVARGVALQITDAKAIGGLGDSFAEIGNGSLWRVATVGADGFPDVSFPGIPYPVLLMVLLAVAVAVMLNRTTLGRHLYAIGSNSEAARLSGVNVRGVTLFAYILSGTLAGLTGCVLASRLVTAQPSEGLMYELDAIAAAVIGGTSLSGGVGTISGTVIGAFVIGILRNGLNMGGVSAFTQQIVIGLVILLTVWIDQMRHRR
- a CDS encoding FadR/GntR family transcriptional regulator; the protein is MSVQFKQVETRRLYQQIADQIRDLIERGGFDIGDRLPPERELAQQLGVSRPSLREALIALDVEGSVEIRSGSGVYVNSPPERSTRTTAALGESPTELMQARAAMEGTVVVLACARSTPAALANLRACVDGMRQEIARRRTPLEFDRQFHLTIAEMSGNSVMQRLVVELFDDRHSPISTKLRSRYENMRTWNAALKEHEAILHALEAHDPLAAEAAMRSHLKASEQRWVGG
- a CDS encoding Gfo/Idh/MocA family protein produces the protein MKKVVWGVLSTARIGIDQVLPAMKASPLIELRAIASRSLPAAQAAAQALGIPLAYGSYEALLADPEIEAVYNPLPNHLHVPLTLRAAAAGKHVLCEKPIALSVEEAESLREAARHVRIEEAFMVRHHPQWQRVRELVRSGCIGTPRAVQVFFSYFNADPANIRNQPSIGGGALYDIGCYAILSGRYLFEAEPRRVVALVDRDPALGTDRTTSALLDFGDGRQLGFTVSTQSCPFQQVQVVGTRGRLELRIPFNAPRGGSMSVAVDETGALDGSSVHLETLPAADQYQLEAEAFSRLVRGETGPHWGLDDAIAQLRVIDALWRSERSERWEAVA
- a CDS encoding sugar ABC transporter ATP-binding protein — its product is MVKWPYQQSDIREPMPAPPLVLALTGITKRFLGVTALDDVCFDLRRGEVHALCGENGAGKSTLMKILSGQLQPDAGEIVYKGAPVRFASTPQAQAAGIAMIHQELNLVPHLSVAENIFLAREPRRGPFIDRRRLHADARHCLDRLGVDIAPQAIVRTLSVAQRQMVEIAKALSIDAEVLIMDEPTSSLTESETELLFQVIADLRRAGVALVYISHRLDEMVRIVDRVTVLRDGRHVSTGDFAATSVDEVVERMVGRALDDKFPPPTRRPSSEVLLSVRGLARQGVFSDIGFDLRRGEILGFAGLMGAGRTEVARAVFGADLPDAGTVRLGEQTLQIRSPRDAIRHGIAYLSEDRKGHGLALNMTVAHNVSLANMAGVANALGFIRFEREASVAQRYIDSLAIRTPSTRQAVRLLSGGNQQKVVIAKWLFRDSRVLFFDEPTRGIDVGAKYAIYKLLDELAAQGIGVVLISSELPEILGMTDRVAVFHAGRLSTVLDTRHTDQEEVMQHASGLAAAETT